In Pseudomonas putida, a genomic segment contains:
- a CDS encoding LrgB family protein: MSLDWQGTVDAVVHHPLFGIGITLGAYQLVLAAYEKTRWIFLQPVLVSMLLVIGVLVVCGIDYAEYRKSTEIMNILLGPATVALAVPLYLNLRRIRQLFWPIFTTLVIGGVFATVACVLLGWWFGADHMILMTMAPKSVTSPIAMLVAEQIGGVAALAAVFVLITGVIGAIFGPALLTRLGVLSPEARGMSLGITAHAVGTSVALQESDECGAFAALAMSLMGVATAVFLPLAVSLVA, translated from the coding sequence ATGAGCCTCGATTGGCAGGGCACCGTCGATGCGGTGGTGCATCATCCGCTGTTCGGCATCGGTATCACCCTGGGCGCCTATCAGCTGGTGCTGGCGGCCTACGAGAAAACCCGTTGGATCTTCCTGCAGCCGGTGCTGGTGTCGATGCTGCTGGTGATCGGCGTGCTGGTGGTGTGCGGGATCGACTACGCCGAGTACCGCAAGAGCACCGAGATCATGAACATCCTCCTGGGCCCCGCCACGGTAGCCCTGGCAGTGCCCCTGTACCTCAACCTGCGGCGCATCCGCCAACTGTTCTGGCCGATCTTTACTACGCTGGTAATCGGAGGCGTGTTCGCCACCGTGGCGTGCGTGTTGCTGGGGTGGTGGTTCGGCGCCGACCACATGATCCTGATGACCATGGCGCCCAAGTCGGTGACGTCGCCGATCGCCATGCTGGTGGCCGAGCAGATCGGTGGGGTGGCGGCGCTGGCAGCCGTGTTCGTGCTGATCACCGGGGTGATCGGGGCGATCTTCGGCCCGGCGCTACTGACCCGCCTGGGTGTGCTCAGCCCGGAGGCGCGGGGCATGTCCCTGGGTATTACCGCGCACGCGGTCGGTACCTCGGTGGCCTTGCAGGAAAGTGACGAATGCGGCGCCTTCGCCGCGCTGGCTATGAGTCTCATGGGGGTGGCCACGGCGGTGTTCCTGCCGTTGGCGGTCAGCCTGGTGGCTTGA
- a CDS encoding LON peptidase substrate-binding domain-containing protein yields the protein MTLPLFPLNTVLFPGCLLDLQIFEARYLDMIGRCMKQGEGFGVVCILEGEQVGKAPPVVASIGCEALIRDFVQQDNGLLGIRVEGGRRFELTQTEVQKDQLMLGQVSWLAEQPDSALGEQDDDLLALLLALGEHPMVEALDMPRTVDGRQALANQLAYLLPFMEEDKLDLLAIDSPQERLAEIQRLLERIQGELFA from the coding sequence ATGACGCTACCGCTGTTTCCCCTCAATACCGTGTTGTTTCCCGGGTGCCTGCTGGATCTGCAGATCTTCGAGGCGCGCTACCTGGACATGATCGGCCGCTGCATGAAGCAGGGCGAAGGCTTCGGCGTGGTCTGCATTCTCGAGGGCGAGCAGGTCGGCAAGGCGCCGCCAGTGGTGGCGTCGATCGGCTGCGAGGCGCTGATCCGTGATTTCGTCCAGCAGGACAACGGCCTGCTCGGCATTCGCGTGGAGGGTGGGCGCCGGTTCGAGCTGACCCAGACCGAGGTGCAGAAGGACCAGCTCATGCTGGGGCAGGTGAGTTGGCTTGCCGAGCAGCCGGACAGTGCGCTCGGCGAGCAGGACGATGACCTGCTGGCACTGCTGTTGGCGCTGGGTGAACACCCGATGGTCGAGGCCCTGGACATGCCGCGCACGGTCGATGGTCGCCAGGCCTTGGCCAATCAGCTGGCGTACCTGCTGCCGTTCATGGAAGAAGACAAGCTCGACCTGTTGGCCATCGACTCGCCCCAGGAGCGGCTGGCGGAAATCCAGCGGTTGCTGGAGCGGATCCAGGGTGAGTTGTTCGCCTGA
- a CDS encoding bifunctional DedA family/phosphatase PAP2 family protein translates to MGQWLDSLTDWLGANPEWLGLAIFVVACVECLAIAGIIVPGTVLLFTVAVLAGSGALGLGETLLLGFLGGLLGDALSYTIGKYFHQNIRRLPLLRHHPEWIGSAESYFQRYGIASLLVGRFIGPLRPMLPMVAGMFDMPLPRFIAVSLLAGAGWSVVYLLPGWATGAAMRLPLPEGFWPEAAVVAATLAVVLGLSLNSSIRDRRHGTRLIAGLSFLALAGVFLGWPLLHDLDQGIMTLVQEHRSQAIDGTVVLVTRLGDFRTQFFLGGLLTGLLLLARQWRHAIFAGGALMGTAIANGTLKWLFARARPEVLTDPLTSYSMPSGHSSASFAFFLVMAVLAGRGQPPRMRLTWIMLGCVPALSIALSRVYLGAHWPTDILAGALLACCVCALSLTLVQHRAPLTALPQRVWWLVVPSCVALLAFFAMHALPQALLRYQY, encoded by the coding sequence ATGGGCCAATGGCTCGACAGCCTGACCGACTGGCTCGGCGCCAACCCCGAGTGGCTTGGCCTGGCGATTTTCGTGGTGGCCTGCGTGGAATGCCTGGCCATCGCCGGCATCATCGTGCCCGGTACCGTGTTGCTGTTCACCGTCGCAGTGCTCGCCGGCAGCGGCGCCCTGGGCCTGGGTGAAACCCTGCTGCTGGGCTTCCTCGGCGGCCTACTGGGCGACGCGCTTTCCTACACCATCGGCAAATATTTCCACCAGAACATCCGCCGTTTGCCTCTGTTGCGGCATCACCCGGAATGGATCGGCAGCGCCGAGAGCTATTTCCAGCGCTATGGCATCGCCAGCCTGCTGGTAGGCCGCTTCATCGGCCCGCTGCGGCCGATGCTGCCGATGGTCGCCGGCATGTTCGACATGCCCCTGCCACGCTTCATCGCCGTCAGCCTGCTGGCGGGCGCGGGTTGGTCGGTGGTCTACCTGCTGCCGGGATGGGCCACCGGTGCGGCCATGCGCCTGCCGCTGCCCGAAGGGTTCTGGCCGGAGGCCGCCGTGGTCGCTGCCACCTTGGCGGTGGTGCTGGGGCTGAGCCTGAACAGCAGCATCCGCGACCGCCGTCATGGCACGCGGCTGATCGCCGGACTGAGTTTCCTGGCCTTGGCCGGGGTATTTCTCGGCTGGCCACTGCTCCACGACCTCGACCAGGGCATCATGACCCTGGTGCAGGAGCATCGCAGCCAAGCCATTGATGGCACCGTGGTGCTGGTGACGCGCCTGGGCGATTTTCGCACGCAGTTCTTCCTCGGCGGCTTGCTGACCGGCTTGCTGCTACTGGCCCGGCAATGGCGCCACGCGATATTTGCCGGAGGCGCGCTGATGGGCACGGCCATCGCCAACGGCACCTTGAAGTGGCTGTTCGCCCGGGCCCGCCCGGAAGTCCTGACCGACCCGCTGACCAGCTACAGCATGCCCAGCGGGCACAGCTCGGCGTCGTTTGCGTTCTTCCTGGTGATGGCGGTACTGGCCGGTCGCGGCCAGCCGCCGCGCATGCGACTGACCTGGATAATGCTGGGGTGTGTGCCGGCGCTGTCGATTGCCCTGTCGCGGGTATACCTGGGGGCGCACTGGCCGACCGACATCCTTGCCGGGGCCTTGCTCGCCTGCTGCGTCTGCGCGTTGAGCCTGACCCTGGTGCAGCACCGCGCACCGCTGACCGCGTTGCCGCAACGGGTGTGGTGGCTGGTGGTGCCTTCGTGCGTGGCACTGCTGGCGTTCTTTGCCATGCATGCGCTGCCGCAGGCGTTGTTGCGGTATCAATATTGA
- a CDS encoding DNA-3-methyladenine glycosylase: MPALSPCPARVLPDSFFDRDAQTLAQALLGKVIRHRHGDLWLAARIIETEAYYLTDKGSHASLGYTEKRKALFLEGGHIYMYYARGGDSLNFSAHGPGNAVLIKSAYPWVDAISDANSLAQMQLNNPDASGNLRPAERLCAGQTLLCRALGLKVPQWDAQRFDPDRLYVEDCAIDVPRVIQTTRLGIPHGRDEHLPYRFVDAEFARFCTRNPLRRGQVEGRDFFILEQGS; the protein is encoded by the coding sequence ATGCCAGCCCTTAGCCCCTGCCCTGCCCGCGTCCTGCCCGACAGTTTCTTCGACCGCGACGCCCAGACCCTGGCCCAGGCCCTGCTGGGAAAGGTCATCCGCCACCGCCACGGCGACCTGTGGCTGGCCGCACGCATCATCGAGACCGAGGCCTACTACCTTACCGACAAAGGCAGCCATGCCTCGCTGGGCTACACCGAAAAGCGCAAGGCGCTGTTCCTCGAGGGTGGGCACATCTACATGTACTACGCCCGCGGCGGCGATTCGCTCAACTTCAGCGCCCACGGCCCGGGCAACGCGGTGCTGATCAAGTCCGCCTACCCTTGGGTCGATGCCATCTCCGACGCCAACAGCCTGGCACAGATGCAGTTGAACAACCCGGACGCCAGCGGCAACCTGCGCCCAGCCGAACGCCTGTGCGCCGGCCAGACCCTGCTATGCCGTGCCCTGGGCCTGAAAGTGCCGCAGTGGGACGCCCAGCGCTTCGACCCCGACCGCCTGTACGTCGAGGACTGCGCCATCGACGTGCCGCGGGTGATCCAGACCACGCGCCTGGGCATCCCCCATGGCCGCGACGAACACCTGCCCTATCGCTTCGTCGATGCCGAATTCGCCCGGTTCTGCACGCGGAACCCGCTGCGTCGGGGGCAAGTCGAAGGGCGCGACTTCTTCATTCTCGAACAAGGAAGCTGA
- a CDS encoding glutamate-5-semialdehyde dehydrogenase, whose product MTESVLDYMTRLGRAARQASRVIARASTAQKNRALQAAADALDAARAELAAANELDLAAGRANGLEPALLDRLALTPARIDGMITGLRQVASLPDPVGAIRDMSYRPSGIQVGKMRVPLGVIGIIYESRPNVTIDAASLCLKSGNATILRGGSEAIHSNRAIATCIQRGLAEAGLPAAVVQVVETTDREAVGALISMPEFVDVIVPRGGRGLIERISRDARVPVIKHLDGICHVYVAAHADLDKAWAVAFNAKTYRYGICGAMETLLIDQRVAADFLPEMARRFQEKGVELRGCERTQAIIEAKPASEDDWHTEYLDAILSIRVVDGLDQAIEHINHYGSHHTDSIITEHQVQARQFMAEVDSASVMLNTPTCFADGFEYGLGAEIGISTDKLHARGPVGLEGLTCEKYVVIGDGQLRGQGTC is encoded by the coding sequence ATGACCGAGTCCGTTCTTGACTACATGACCCGCCTGGGTCGCGCCGCTCGCCAGGCCTCCCGGGTGATCGCCCGAGCCAGCACCGCGCAGAAGAACCGCGCCCTGCAGGCCGCCGCCGATGCGCTGGACGCCGCACGCGCCGAGCTGGCCGCAGCCAACGAACTGGACCTGGCCGCAGGCCGCGCCAACGGCCTGGAGCCTGCGCTGCTCGACCGCCTGGCCCTGACGCCTGCGCGCATCGACGGCATGATCACCGGCTTGCGCCAGGTGGCCAGCCTGCCAGACCCGGTCGGTGCCATCCGCGACATGAGCTACCGTCCATCGGGCATTCAGGTCGGCAAGATGCGCGTGCCACTGGGCGTGATCGGCATCATCTACGAATCGCGTCCCAACGTGACCATCGACGCCGCCAGCCTGTGCCTGAAGTCCGGCAATGCCACCATCCTGCGTGGCGGCTCCGAGGCCATCCACTCCAACCGTGCCATCGCCACCTGCATCCAGCGTGGCCTGGCCGAGGCCGGCCTGCCGGCGGCGGTGGTGCAGGTGGTCGAGACCACCGACCGCGAAGCCGTGGGCGCGCTCATCAGCATGCCCGAGTTCGTCGACGTCATCGTGCCGCGCGGCGGCCGTGGCCTGATCGAGCGCATCAGCCGCGATGCCCGCGTGCCGGTGATCAAGCACCTCGACGGCATCTGCCATGTCTATGTCGCCGCACACGCCGACCTGGACAAGGCCTGGGCGGTGGCCTTCAACGCCAAGACCTATCGCTACGGCATTTGCGGCGCCATGGAAACCTTGCTGATCGACCAGCGCGTGGCCGCCGACTTCCTGCCGGAAATGGCCCGCCGCTTCCAGGAGAAGGGTGTCGAACTGCGCGGTTGCGAACGTACCCAGGCAATCATCGAGGCCAAGCCGGCCAGCGAAGACGACTGGCATACCGAGTACCTGGACGCGATCCTGTCGATCCGCGTCGTCGACGGCCTGGACCAGGCCATCGAGCACATCAACCACTATGGCTCGCACCACACCGACTCGATCATCACCGAGCACCAGGTGCAGGCCCGCCAGTTCATGGCCGAGGTCGACTCGGCGTCGGTGATGCTCAACACCCCGACCTGCTTCGCCGACGGCTTCGAGTACGGCCTGGGCGCCGAGATCGGTATTTCCACCGACAAGCTGCACGCCCGTGGCCCGGTCGGGCTCGAAGGCCTGACCTGCGAAAAATACGTGGTGATCGGCGATGGTCAACTGCGCGGCCAGGGGACTTGCTGA
- the nadD gene encoding nicotinate-nucleotide adenylyltransferase: MVNCAARGLAELSKAPAARRIGILGGTFDPVHIGHLRSALEVAEFMQMDELRLLPNARPPHRDTPQVAANDRLAMVRSAVQGVERLSVDARELARDKPSYTIDTLESLRAELHADDQLFLVLGWDAFCGLPGWHRWEELLQHCHILVLQRPDADVEPPDELRNLLAARSVSDPTAMSGPAGHISFVWQTPLAVSATQIRQLLASGKSVRFLVPDAVLAYIEAHELYRVPN, from the coding sequence ATGGTCAACTGCGCGGCCAGGGGACTTGCTGAGTTGAGCAAGGCCCCGGCAGCCCGGCGTATCGGCATTCTTGGCGGCACCTTCGACCCCGTGCACATCGGTCACCTGCGCAGCGCGCTGGAGGTGGCCGAGTTCATGCAGATGGACGAACTGCGCCTGTTGCCCAACGCCCGCCCGCCACACCGCGATACGCCGCAGGTGGCCGCGAACGACCGCCTGGCCATGGTGCGCAGCGCGGTGCAGGGCGTCGAACGCCTGAGCGTGGATGCCCGCGAGCTGGCTCGCGACAAGCCGTCGTACACCATCGATACCCTCGAGTCGCTGCGTGCCGAGCTGCATGCCGACGATCAGTTGTTCCTGGTGCTGGGCTGGGACGCGTTTTGCGGCCTGCCGGGCTGGCACCGCTGGGAAGAACTGCTGCAACACTGTCACATCCTGGTGCTGCAACGCCCGGATGCCGACGTTGAACCCCCAGACGAGCTGCGCAACCTTCTGGCTGCGCGCTCGGTGAGCGACCCCACCGCCATGTCCGGCCCGGCGGGGCATATTTCGTTCGTCTGGCAGACCCCGCTCGCGGTGTCCGCCACGCAGATCCGACAGCTGCTGGCCAGCGGCAAATCGGTGAGGTTCCTGGTGCCGGACGCCGTACTGGCCTATATCGAGGCGCACGAACTGTATCGTGTGCCTAACTGA
- the rsfS gene encoding ribosome silencing factor, whose amino-acid sequence MSKQKINGEKLVELTKAALEDVKAQDIQVIDVREKHSLTDYMIIATGTSNRQINAMLEKVREAVKKEGAQPLGEEGKGDSDWVLLDLNDVIVHMMTAAARQFYDLERLWLGAEQSRAADGKHHSPENSHDYSDKLKDRE is encoded by the coding sequence ATGAGCAAGCAGAAAATCAATGGCGAAAAGCTGGTCGAGCTGACCAAGGCCGCGCTGGAAGACGTCAAGGCCCAGGACATCCAGGTCATCGACGTGCGTGAAAAGCACAGCCTGACCGACTACATGATCATTGCCACCGGTACCTCCAACCGCCAGATCAACGCGATGCTGGAGAAGGTCCGCGAGGCCGTGAAAAAAGAGGGTGCACAGCCCCTGGGCGAAGAAGGCAAGGGCGACAGCGACTGGGTGCTGCTGGACCTGAACGACGTCATCGTGCACATGATGACCGCCGCCGCTCGCCAGTTCTACGACCTGGAGCGCCTGTGGCTGGGTGCCGAGCAAAGCCGTGCTGCCGATGGCAAGCACCACAGCCCGGAGAACAGCCACGACTACTCCGACAAGCTCAAGGACCGGGAATAA
- the rlmH gene encoding 23S rRNA (pseudouridine(1915)-N(3))-methyltransferase RlmH: MRLRLIAVGSRMPKWVEDGWHEYAKRLPQELSLELVEIPLNTRGKNADVARLIRQEGEAMLSKVQPGERIVTLEVHGKPWSTEQLATELDRWRLDARTVNLMVGGPEGLAPEVCARAEQRWSLSPLTLPHPLVRILIGEQIYRAWTVLSGHPYHK, translated from the coding sequence GTGCGTCTGCGCCTGATCGCGGTCGGCTCGCGCATGCCCAAGTGGGTCGAGGACGGTTGGCATGAATATGCCAAGCGCCTGCCCCAGGAGCTGTCGCTGGAGCTGGTGGAAATCCCGCTGAACACCCGAGGCAAGAATGCCGACGTCGCCCGCCTGATTCGTCAGGAGGGCGAGGCCATGCTGAGCAAGGTCCAGCCAGGGGAACGCATCGTCACCCTCGAGGTCCATGGCAAGCCCTGGAGTACCGAGCAGCTGGCGACCGAACTGGATCGCTGGCGCCTGGATGCGCGCACGGTCAACCTGATGGTGGGCGGTCCGGAAGGGCTGGCGCCGGAGGTCTGCGCACGCGCCGAGCAACGCTGGTCGCTGTCGCCACTGACCCTGCCGCACCCGTTGGTAAGGATACTCATCGGCGAGCAGATCTACCGCGCCTGGACCGTGTTGTCCGGGCATCCTTACCACAAATGA
- the mrdA gene encoding penicillin-binding protein 2: MSQPIRLKDHEKDARLVRNRVVVGAVAVMLLICVLIARLYYLQIIQYDYHSTLSENNRVHVQPIPPTRGLIFDRNGVIIADNRPSFSLSMTRERAGNWQQVLDTIVEVLELTDDDRALFEKRMKQGRRPFEPVPILFELNEEQIARVAVNQFRLPGVEVVAQLVRHYPQGAHFAHSVGYVGRINEKELKTLDPVNYSGTHHIGKTGIERFYEPELHGQVGYEEVETNARGRVLRVLKRTDPKPGKDIVLSLDIKLQEAAEAALGGRRGAVVALDPRTGEVLAMVSQPSFDPNLFVTGISFKAYAELRDSIDRPLFNRVLRGLYPPGSTIKPAVAIAGLDSGVVNASSRVFDPGYYQLPNYDHKYRNWNRTGDGWVDLDTAIMRSNDTYFYDLAHKMGIDRLSSYMNKFGIGQKVSLDMFEESAGLMPSREWKRATRRQAWFPGETLILGIGQGYMQATPLQLAQATALIANKGVWNRPHLAKTIEGQPPVDENPMDNIVLRDKSDWAKVTHGMEQVMHNARGTARKAAAGAQYRIAGKSGTAQVVAIKQGEKYDRNKLQERHRDHALFVAFAPADDPKIVVSVMVENGESGSGVAAPVVRQVMDAWLLDESGHLKPEFAPATVAQETAP; encoded by the coding sequence ATGTCGCAGCCGATCCGTCTCAAGGACCACGAGAAAGACGCCCGCCTGGTGCGCAACCGCGTCGTGGTCGGCGCAGTGGCGGTCATGCTGCTCATCTGCGTGCTCATCGCCCGCCTGTACTACCTGCAGATCATCCAGTACGACTATCACTCGACGCTGTCGGAAAACAACCGGGTGCATGTGCAGCCGATCCCACCGACCCGCGGGCTGATCTTCGACCGCAATGGGGTGATCATCGCCGACAACCGGCCCAGCTTCAGCTTGTCGATGACCCGCGAACGTGCGGGTAACTGGCAGCAAGTACTGGATACCATCGTCGAAGTGCTGGAGTTGACCGACGATGACCGCGCCCTGTTCGAGAAGCGCATGAAGCAGGGGCGCCGGCCGTTCGAGCCGGTGCCGATCCTGTTCGAGCTCAACGAAGAACAGATCGCCCGGGTGGCGGTCAACCAGTTCCGCCTGCCGGGCGTCGAGGTGGTGGCGCAGTTGGTCCGGCATTACCCGCAGGGGGCGCATTTCGCTCACTCGGTGGGCTATGTCGGGCGGATCAACGAGAAGGAACTGAAAACCCTCGATCCGGTGAACTACAGCGGCACCCACCACATCGGCAAGACCGGCATCGAGCGCTTCTACGAGCCTGAGCTGCACGGCCAGGTGGGCTACGAGGAAGTCGAGACCAACGCCCGCGGCCGCGTGCTGCGGGTGCTCAAGCGCACCGACCCGAAGCCTGGCAAGGACATCGTGCTGAGCCTCGACATCAAGCTGCAGGAAGCCGCCGAGGCCGCCCTGGGTGGGCGCCGTGGCGCAGTGGTGGCACTCGACCCGCGCACCGGTGAGGTGCTGGCGATGGTCAGCCAGCCGAGCTTCGACCCCAACCTGTTCGTCACCGGCATCAGTTTCAAGGCCTATGCCGAGTTGCGCGATTCGATCGACCGGCCCCTGTTCAACCGCGTGCTGCGCGGCCTGTATCCGCCAGGTTCGACCATCAAGCCGGCGGTGGCCATCGCCGGTCTGGACAGCGGCGTGGTCAATGCCAGCAGCCGGGTGTTCGACCCGGGCTACTACCAGTTGCCCAACTACGACCACAAGTACCGCAACTGGAACCGCACCGGTGACGGCTGGGTCGACCTGGACACGGCGATCATGCGCTCCAACGACACCTACTTCTACGACCTTGCGCACAAGATGGGCATCGACCGGTTGTCCAGCTACATGAACAAGTTCGGCATCGGCCAGAAGGTGTCCCTCGACATGTTCGAGGAGTCCGCCGGCCTCATGCCATCGCGCGAGTGGAAGCGCGCCACGCGGCGCCAGGCCTGGTTCCCGGGTGAAACGCTGATTCTCGGCATCGGCCAGGGCTACATGCAGGCCACGCCTTTGCAGTTGGCCCAGGCCACCGCGTTGATCGCCAACAAGGGCGTGTGGAACCGCCCGCACCTGGCCAAGACCATCGAAGGCCAGCCGCCGGTGGACGAGAATCCGATGGACAATATCGTCCTGCGCGACAAGTCCGATTGGGCCAAGGTGACCCATGGCATGGAGCAGGTGATGCACAACGCCCGGGGTACCGCGCGCAAGGCCGCAGCCGGTGCCCAGTACCGCATCGCCGGCAAGAGCGGCACCGCCCAGGTGGTGGCGATCAAGCAGGGCGAGAAGTACGACCGCAACAAACTCCAGGAGCGCCACCGCGACCACGCCTTGTTCGTGGCCTTCGCCCCGGCCGACGATCCGAAGATCGTGGTCTCGGTGATGGTCGAGAACGGCGAGTCCGGCTCGGGTGTCGCCGCCCCCGTGGTACGTCAGGTCATGGACGCCTGGCTGCTCGATGAAAGTGGCCATCTCAAGCCCGAGTTCGCGCCCGCCACCGTCGCCCAGGAAACGGCCCCGTGA
- the rodA gene encoding rod shape-determining protein RodA, producing MRRRASFLQRIHVDGPLLIILLTLAAGSLFVLYSASGKDWDLLLKQASSFGIGLVSMFVIAQLEPRFMARWVPLAYLAGVCLLVVVDVMGHNAMGATRWINIPGVIRFQPSEFMKIIMPATIAWYLSKRTLPPHLKHVAISLVLIGVPFILIVRQPDLGTALLILASGAFVLFMGGLRWRWILSVLAAAVPVAVAMWFFVMHDYQKQRVLTFLDPESDPLGTGWNIIQSKAAIGSGGVFGKGWLLGTQSHLDFLPESHTDFIIAVLGEEFGLVGICLLLIVYLLLIGRGLMITAQAQTLFGKLLAGSLTMTFFVYVFVNIGMVSGLLPVVGVPLPFISYGGTSLVTLLSAFGVLMSIHTHRKWIAQV from the coding sequence ATGCGTCGACGCGCCAGCTTCCTGCAGCGCATCCACGTCGACGGCCCCTTGCTGATCATTCTCCTGACCCTCGCCGCCGGCAGCCTGTTCGTGCTGTATTCGGCCAGCGGCAAGGACTGGGACCTGCTGCTCAAGCAGGCCAGTTCGTTCGGCATCGGCCTGGTGTCGATGTTCGTCATCGCCCAGCTCGAGCCGCGTTTCATGGCCCGCTGGGTGCCCCTGGCGTACCTGGCGGGCGTGTGCCTGCTGGTGGTGGTGGACGTGATGGGTCACAACGCCATGGGCGCCACGCGCTGGATCAACATCCCCGGGGTGATCCGCTTCCAGCCCTCGGAGTTCATGAAGATCATCATGCCGGCGACCATCGCCTGGTACCTGTCCAAGCGCACCCTGCCGCCGCATCTCAAGCATGTGGCGATCAGCCTGGTGCTGATCGGTGTGCCGTTCATTCTCATCGTGCGCCAGCCCGACCTTGGCACCGCACTGCTGATCCTCGCGTCCGGGGCGTTCGTGCTGTTCATGGGCGGCTTGCGCTGGCGCTGGATCCTCAGCGTGCTGGCGGCGGCCGTGCCGGTGGCGGTGGCGATGTGGTTCTTCGTCATGCACGACTACCAGAAGCAACGGGTACTGACCTTCCTCGACCCGGAAAGCGACCCGTTGGGCACCGGCTGGAACATCATCCAGTCCAAGGCGGCGATCGGCTCCGGCGGGGTGTTCGGCAAGGGTTGGCTGCTGGGCACCCAGTCGCACCTGGACTTTTTGCCCGAAAGCCATACCGACTTCATCATCGCCGTGCTCGGCGAGGAGTTCGGCCTGGTCGGTATCTGCCTGCTGCTGATCGTCTACCTGCTGCTGATCGGGCGTGGGCTGATGATCACCGCGCAGGCCCAGACCCTATTCGGCAAGCTGCTTGCGGGCAGCCTGACCATGACCTTCTTTGTATACGTGTTCGTCAATATCGGTATGGTCAGCGGCCTTCTGCCCGTGGTGGGCGTGCCGCTGCCCTTCATCAGCTATGGCGGAACTTCGTTGGTGACGCTGCTGTCAGCGTTTGGCGTTCTGATGTCGATCCATACGCACCGCAAATGGATCGCGCAGGTTTGA
- the mltB gene encoding lytic murein transglycosylase B gives MKNFMQAVRNWAARCAPWIGAVGLFGAVQQAQAGDYDGSPQVAEFVGEMTRDYGFAGEQLMGVFREVQRKQSILDAISRPAERVKPWKEYRPMFITDARIARGVDFWRQHEAALARAEQEYGVPAQVIVAIIGVETFFGRNTGNYRVIDALSTLGFDYPPRAEFFRKELREFLLLAREEQLDPLTLKGSYAGAMGLPQFMPSSFRNYAVDFDGDGHINIWNDPDDAIGSVASYFKRHGWVAGEPVVSRALVLGERADEGLTTGIEPAKTVGELRALGWSSHDALRDDLPVTAFRLEGDNGPEYWMGLKNFYAITRYNRSVMYAMAVHQLSEQLVQARGVK, from the coding sequence GTGAAGAATTTCATGCAAGCAGTGCGTAACTGGGCTGCCCGTTGTGCGCCGTGGATCGGTGCGGTGGGCCTGTTCGGCGCTGTCCAGCAGGCGCAGGCCGGCGACTACGATGGCTCGCCGCAGGTGGCCGAATTCGTCGGCGAGATGACGCGCGACTATGGTTTTGCCGGCGAGCAACTGATGGGCGTGTTCCGCGAGGTGCAGCGCAAACAGTCGATTCTCGACGCCATTTCACGCCCGGCCGAGCGGGTCAAGCCGTGGAAGGAATACCGGCCGATGTTCATCACCGACGCGCGCATCGCCCGGGGTGTGGACTTCTGGCGCCAGCACGAGGCCGCCTTGGCGCGTGCCGAGCAGGAGTACGGCGTGCCGGCCCAGGTGATCGTCGCGATCATCGGCGTGGAGACCTTCTTCGGCCGCAACACCGGCAACTATCGGGTGATCGATGCGCTGTCGACCCTGGGCTTCGATTACCCGCCGCGTGCCGAGTTCTTCCGCAAGGAGCTGCGCGAGTTCCTCCTGCTGGCCCGCGAAGAGCAGCTCGATCCGCTTACCCTGAAGGGTTCCTACGCCGGTGCCATGGGCCTGCCGCAGTTCATGCCGAGCAGTTTCCGCAACTACGCGGTGGACTTCGATGGCGACGGCCACATCAATATCTGGAACGATCCCGACGATGCCATTGGCAGCGTCGCGAGTTACTTCAAGCGCCACGGCTGGGTCGCCGGCGAGCCGGTGGTGAGCCGCGCGCTGGTGCTCGGCGAACGTGCCGACGAAGGCCTGACCACCGGCATCGAGCCGGCCAAGACCGTCGGGGAGTTGCGAGCGTTGGGCTGGTCGAGTCATGATGCGCTGCGCGATGATCTGCCGGTTACCGCCTTCCGCCTGGAGGGCGACAACGGCCCCGAGTACTGGATGGGCCTGAAGAACTTCTACGCGATCACTCGCTACAACCGCAGCGTGATGTACGCCATGGCGGTGCATCAGCTCTCGGAACAGCTGGTCCAAGCACGGGGCGTCAAGTAA